The sequence CCTGCTCCCCGCCAGATATGGTTGCGTTATGTGACAGATAAATGAAATCGATAATAATGATGCAACGCCTGTTTTAATTTATAGGTCAGAATATCATCAATCCGTGGACTGGATTTGACCGCAGTGCGCATCGACCACCCGCTGCACCATGGGCGCATAATGGGAAAAGCCCGGTATTGCCATGTCGGGCAGTTTGCCCGCGTCATCGAAATGGCGCACCTTCACGATTTCCGCCAGATTCGGGTTACGTTGAAACGCCTCCACCTCACCGGCATCCATCGGCCCTCCCTGCAGGTTGAGCGAGTGTACTGATGCCTCGGACAGTCGGCCGAAATAATCGGGATCCACAGCACACAGATAGCGTTTGGCAGCCACATGATGACGCACGCAATCTGTAACCACGGACGGGAAGAACCCGGCCAGCACGCTGGCACCGGCCTCTTCATGATAGCGGTCCTGCGTGTCGTCCATGGAGAACATGCCGAACTCGCTGGTGAAGTGTCCGATGTCGTGCAGCAGGGCTGCGGTAATGATGGCCTCGCCTTCGCCGTTCTGTTCGGCCAGGAACGCACCCTGCAGCATGTGCTCGGCCATGGTAACGGGCTCGCCGAGATACTCCTCGCCGCCGCGGCGCTCGAAAATATCCGCCAGAAATCCGACTATCGTCTCTCGGGTCAGTTCGCTCATGCGACGTTCTCCACGGCATGGCTCTCCAGCACCGACAGCGTCGACAGCAAGCCGTCCTTGTCGGCATAACATCCCTGCAGCCAGCGTGAGCCGCCACTGTCGGCGTAACCGGTGCGGCCATGCAGCACCCGTGTGTTATCGACGATGAAGCACTCGCCGGGCTCCAGCTTGAAGCCGACCGCCATGGCGGGATCGTCGATGATCTCGCCCAGCCTGCGATAGGCAGCATAATAGTCCGCCATGTCGTCAAACGGCACATCGGTGATGGCCGCCGTCGAGCGGTTGTTGAAACGGATCGCCGTCAACTCGCCGTCCGGGCTCAACTCGATCATGGGCTTGCGGCTGACAAGGTGGACATCACCGGTCCCGCGATACTCATAGCGTGCGCAGTATCGTGTCAGCAGTTCAAAGCCGTGCGGATCTTCGGCACGCAGGCGAAGCGCTGCGGCAAATCCGTCGACCACCTGGCTGTCACCGCCGGCCGCAGAGTTCTCCAGGCAATACAGGATCTGCAGTGTCGGCACCGGGTCGCGATAGGGATTATCGGTGTGCGCCTGCAGGCCCAGGCCGGTATAGGCCAGGTTGGCCGGATTGACCTCGGTGCGGACTTCAAACCATTTGCCGTAATTGGTTTCGCGCACATAGCCGAACAGCGCCGCCACATCCAGTAGCGCACCGCTGGCATCCGGTCCGCCGGCCAGTTTGGCAAAGCCATGTCGCCGAACGCCGGCCAACCAGTCTCTGAGCGCATCGGTGTTCTCCTGAACGCTCCCGTAGTTGCCGGTGACCCTGGCTACATCAAAATCGCTGTCCCAGGTTTCGATCTCTGGTGGCGTCCAGCCGCGCGCCCTGCCCGCCTTCACGTCATAGGCATGCTTGCGCAGCCAGCCGGATGGAAACGCGACCTGTTTGTTCTCCGGTGCAAACCGTATCGTGAGCAAGTCGGCGGAAACCGATGCCTCGGCAATGCCGGTATCGGCGGGAATGTCATGCAGGGTAATCAGACGCTGGGCATTGCTTGCAGACCGGGTCTCCGGGTCCAGCGCGTTGTCCCGCAGCCAGATGGCGTGAAACCGGGCAGCAAACCCGTCTTCCCAGCACACGGAGACGACAAGCCCGGCATCGGATGTTTCCGCGGACACCAAACGTTTCATGAGGAACTCCAACTTTTGAAGGGTGGCGGTATAGCGACAGGCAGCCACGCTATGCCGGTCTCGCAAACCGGTCAATCATCACCAGCCAAACTCGGATGCATCAGGCGCTTCGCCGGCGGCAATTTCCAATGGAATGCCTTCGATCTCTGCCGCCATATGAGTGAACGACGAAAACGCACTGCCAATTATCCTGTCGGTTCTGGACAGGCAGAACAGATCGATCACGGCATCCTTGATTGCCTGCGGATTGTCTCTGGCCCTGCTCTGTTTCGGGTGAGTGACGATCCTGTCGCCAAAGGTACGCTTCAGCAACTCGTCTTCACTTTCATCATCCGTCGCCACAAAAAACGTCTCGCAGTCGGTTTCCTGCAGCTGTTTTTTCATCTTTTCGATGAACATGGAAGTTGGACTGTACTTTATCGATGGACCGTGATCAGTCCGCCTGATGTGAACCCCGACACAGTTTTGGAATTCAGCGCACTGGTTGTCGATCACCTGCTGCAGCGCCGGTGTCGGCCTGAACAATCGCTTGATGCCGTAGGGACGAAAGAACCGGCACAAAGTTTTGAAATATAATCGCTTGCGACCCTTGAGCTGACGAAAATCGAACTCCGCCTTTACCAGGTCCCTGATATCCTTCTCCAGGCAATATGAACGCGGGCGCCGCACATCCAGCGCCCTGCCGATCCTGGCCCGATTGAGCTTCAGAAAACCCGATGTGAACTCCTCCAGTTTGCAAATTTCCTCCGGTGTCTGGAACAGATCGCAATACGAAGAGCCGATACGGCTGTGGATGCGCCATAATACGTGGACGGGCAATCCGATATCATGGCCAAGTGCTACTGCGCTGTCGATGGCACGGAGCCTGTTGCACAATCCCCCAATTGGCTCGATCGTCAGCATCGCTGTAAGCAGTCCCTGGTAATTGAGCCGCCATAAAAAGTCGTGGTCCGGCTTTGTGGATATGGATTGATCCATGACCTCTGATCACGTGCGCGCACGTTACACACAAACAAACCCGATTTGTAAGTGAGCACAATCGTTTTCCCTGTCATTTCATCGACTTCGAGCCGACATCGCCGCGCACCTCACCTCCCAACATGAACAAGCGATTAAACTCAGGTTAACACAAACTAATTTTGACGTTAAAAAACAATGACTTAATTGACTTTCACGCCTGTTCGAAACACCTTTCGTCACGCTCCACCGGCATACCGATCCTTAAACAATGAACCATCACACCCGGGGCGAAAGGAGTTAATGATGAAGTATTTTAACTGCCTGAAAACCGAAGTAGACCCAAAACCGTTTCTCGATGAGATAACGGGGATAGATGGCGCGTGGGACCAGTCCACCGGGCGGCAGGACAAGATCCAGGTGCAACGTGAAGCACTTGCCATTCCGCTGCGCGGCCTGCGCAAGTCAGCCATCGGCGACCGCAAACGGCGCGATGTCCACGAAAGTCGCTGGACCACCGGATCGAAGCCCTATGTCGTCGCGCGCCGCTTCCTCGAACAGTTCGCCGCAGAACAGGACAGCATTCTGGGTCGTGCGAAAATCGTCTGCCTGCCGGCGGGAAAACGCGTCTATCCGCATATCGACCGCGGCGAGTATTACCGTGTCCGCAACCGCTATCACCTTGTCCTGCAATCCGCCACAGGCTCATGGCTGAAGGCCGAGGATGAAGAAGTACGGATGAAACAGGGCGAGCTGTGGTGGTTTGACAATGACCAGATGCACGAGGCTTTCAACGATGGCGACCAGGATCGCATTCACATGATCTTTGACATGCTCCCGGCCAAACGTGCTCAAGAGGTCTTCGGCACCGCGGCCTGAGTCCCGGAAAGGACAAACCCCATGTTAAACGCTGCTCCCGCCACGCAGCTATCGGCGCGTACATTCTTGCTGACGCACCGGTCGGCGAAAGGTGATGACGATCTTTCCTGCTGGCTTGCGTTGCCCGATACGATTTCAGACGCCTTACCGCCCCTGGTTGCGGTTCACGGTATCCGCCGCGAAGCCGATGCCCAGGCGGAGTTTTTTGGCGAACGGGCAACCGCACTGGGCCGCCCCGTCATTGCTCCCCTGTTTGAAAGGGAGCGCTGGCCGCGTTATCAGCAGGCTGTCCGCCGCGGCCGTGCCGATCTGGCGCTGCTGCGGCTGATGACAGAGCTTCAGGACACCGGGCTCTGGCGAACAAAAAAGTTCGACCTGTTCGGGTTTTCCGGCGGCGCACAATTCGCCCATCGCTTTGCCATGCTGCACCCGGCCGTCATATCGCGCCTGATCATCTCGTCCGCAGGCTGGTATACGTTTCCCGACGATGCCGCCTTCCCATACGGACTGGCACCGCGTCCCGGACGTTCTGCCAGCTGGGCCCCCCGCCTGACGGCCCAACTCGACCAGTTTCTGGCCTTGCCCATGCATGTCTGCGTGGGTGCACAGGACAACACGCCCGACCGCAATACGAGGTCCGGCCCGGATATCAACGCTCAGCAGGGCCTGCACCGGCGGGCCCGCGCTATCCGCTGGGCCGAGACGGTTCGCTCGGCGGCACAGGCACGAAACATACGCCCCTCGATAGAATTTGTGGCGCTGCCGTCGTGCGGCCACAACTTTCGCAACTGCATCACCCGCGGCGGGCTCGACACGATCGTCGTGCCTGACCGGGCAATGCTCACCCAGGTCAAAACCTGCAGTGGCAATTGCGGACAATGTTCAATGGCGGACGCAGCTGAGGAAGGATCGATCATATGAGTGCCCTGCCCCCCATCACCGGTGAAGCCAGATGGCGCGGTATCTCGCTCGTTGTAGCACTGGCGCTTGGCCAGGCGGCAGCGGCAGGTATCGCTGCTTTCGCCACCCGTGACGTGTTCGCTGCGTTTCGCGATGCATCCACCGCTCTGCCTGTCCTCGCGCTCGGCCTGGTTGCCTCGGCCGGAATCGCCATTGCCCTGTTGCGCTTCGGCGAGCGGGTGGTCGCAGAACAAGTAGGCCAGAACTACGCCGCATCTTTGCGGCTCAAACTGTTCAGGCACATGACCCGTGTGTCGGCCCGTGATCTGTCTGAACGCCGCAGCGGGGCGTTGTCACTGCGCTTTGTCGGTGACCTGGCCGCGGTGCGCGGATGGGTCAGTCTCGGCCTTGCCCGCATGATTTCCTCGCTCATCGTCCTGCCGGCGGCAACCGGCGCCCTGTTCTTGATGAATCCGGATTTAGGCATTGCCGCAGGTATACCAATCGCAATTGGCTTGACAGTGCTTGTTCTTGCCGGGCCACGGCTGGGACCTGCGCACAAGCGGCTGCGGTCGCGCCGCGCACGGCTTGCCGCAGATATGAGTGAACGCATTCCGCATGCGCCGGAACTTCGCCTGCTGGGCCGGGTGCGTACCGAAACACGACAGATGGAGGACAAGACCGAAAAGCTGATCGACGCGGCGCTGGAACGCGCCCGTGGCGCGGCACTGTTGCGCGCCATACCGGATGCGGTATCGGGAGTTGCGGCTGCCAGTGTCTTCCTGGTGGCCCTGCACAGCGGCGCACCGGGCGCAGAGGCGGCAGGCGCACTGGCGGCCGTCGGGCTGATGGTCCAGCCAATGCGGGATCTTGCGGGTGTCTGGGACCGTCACCGGGCCTGGCGTGTCGCACGCGACAAGTGTGCTGCGCTTCTTGCCGTTCCCAAGCTAGTCGGCAAAGACCAGGCTGACAGGCAACCTTTGGCAAACCAGGCCCAGCGCTTGCGCTTTGAAGCGGTGACCTCCGGCGCCTTGTCCAATTTCAGCGTGACCGCAGAACCGGGACGCAGGATCGCAGTGATCGGACCAAATGGTGCGGGCAAGTCAACGCTGCTCAGCCTCGCGGCCGGACTGGAACTGCCCGCATCGGGCAACGTTACGGTTGGTGGCCTTATGGCCACCGGCCTGACCGCCCGCGAACGCCGCAGGCTGATCGCTCTTGTTGGAACAAGGTCGCCAATCCTGGCCGGTTCCATGCGCCGTGCCCTGACCATGGGATCCGACGACAGGCCGGATGATGCCGCCATTGTGGCCCAGGCACAGGCATTCGGACTGGCACAGGTTCTGGACCGCATCGGCGGGCTGGATGGCAAGGTATCGGAGGCCGGGCGCAATCTTTCGGCAGGCGAGATACGCCGCGTGTTGCTGACCCGCGCGGCGCTGTCTCGACCGGGTCTGCTGCTGCTGGACGAACCCGATGATGCACTGGACCAGGACGGCCCCGGTCTTGTTGACCAGTTGATCCGCGAGTGCGGTGCGACGACGCTGGTTGTGACCCACAACCTGGAAATTGCTGCCTCCATGGACGAGGTCTGGGTGGTCGAGGACGGTGACCTGGTCGAGGTCGGCGAACCGGATGACGGCATTGTCACCCGGTTCGTTCAGCGCCAGGACATCATCGACCGTGTAGTCGCGGCCATGCCTGCCTGATACTGCCTGACGCAGGTCCTGCTATTGACCTCCATCAATCTGTGCTCATGACAACGCTGCCATAATAAGGCTTTCTCAACTCAACGGAGCCCGCCCGGTGGACAGCTACAAGACTATTCTCATCATTTTCCGCTCACCCCAACAGGCGGAGCATTTGTGCCTGCTCGCCGACGGCCTGGCCAGCATTTGGCAATCCCACGTGCTGGGTTTTCACGCCAGGCCCGGTGTTTCCGTCAATGTGGGCCTGCGAGGCAGTGAACTGAAGGAATGGCTCGACGCCAAGCGCAGGTTCATCAATGAACAGGAAGCGAACACAAAAGCCATCTTCGAGCATTACGCATCACAGTCCGGGCAAAACTGGCAATGGCGAACCTTGGATGCCGACCTGATGTCGGGTGGTGATACGGCGTTGGATCTGGCCAAGTGTGCGGACCTCGTGCTGATCAACCGGCTGGAGCACGGCTCCACTCTCATGAACCCTGACATGACCCTGGAACAACTGATGTTCGAAACCGGCCGACCGGTGATAGTCGTGCCGCAAAACTACAGTGGCCGGAAAACAGGACAGCGGATTGTTATCGCCTGGAACGGAACTCGCGAAGCCTCACGCGCGGCCTTCGACGCCCTGCCACTGGTGTCAAATACATCATCTGACTGTGTTCGCCTGGTCTGTCCGCCGGTGCCTGAAAACAGCTCCCGGCAACTGCCGCAGGGTGCTGATCTGGCCGAGGCACTTGCCCGTCACGGTGTCGAACCGGAGATCAAACCGTTGCCGGGCCGGCATGCCGACGCTGGCGCGGAGATACTGGCGGAATGTGAGGAATTCGACGCTGACCTGCTGGCCATGGGTGCCTACGGACATTCACGCCTCAGGGAATATGTTTTCGGCGGCGCCACCGAGACAATTCTGAACGATGCAAGCATACCTGTCCTGCTGTCGCGTTAGGCAATGGTGCGGTCAACCGGTTGATCCTGATCATGGACGCAACTGACCTGCGCCAGCAAAATGAAACCCATAGTGAAACAATCTGGGAGACCGGGCATGAAATTCAACTTCACACTGGCCGGCATCGCACTGGCAGCGGCAGTCGCCGTTATGCCTGCAAGCGTGTCGGGCAGCGAACCAGCAAGCACCATAAAAACCGTCACCGGCGATTTTGACGAAGTGTTCGGAGATTTGCAGGACGCCGTCATCAACCGTGGTCTGGTCATCGACTATGTCGGCGACGTGGGAAAAATGCTGGAGCGCACGGCAGAAGCAGCCAAGGGGACGGCCTCCGCTGTACCATATCTGAATGCACGCTACCTGCAATTCTGTTCAGCGGTCCTCACCCACGAGGCGACAGACGCCGATGTGCGCAACCTCGCCATGTGCCCATACGTTGTATTCGCATACGAGACACAGGCCGAGCCCGGCAGGATATCGGTGGGATACCGGCAGGTCACCTTGTCACCCACTGCCAAATCGCAAACCGCCCAGGCCAAGGTTCACGGTCTTCTTGAGGCAGTCGTAAGCGAAGCAGCCGGCGCAAACCCGTAAGAGAGGTTCGTCATGACGCAAGCTTATCGCCGTACCATCGATCACGGCCTGCACACCACCAACGAGTGGGCACACCATATGCGGAGACCGTATGAGTGCGAGCACCGTACCTGACAATCGAGTTGTCATCAGAGGCGTAGCGCAAACACCAGGACGGCAGCCACCAACGCTGCATTGGTTACCCAGAACGCTGCCATAACCCGCGCATGCTGCGTCATCCCTGTGCCTCCCTAGTCATAGTAAAACCGCTCAGACACTATCTGGTGCGCCGGCACGCCGCGCGCGATGAGTGCCTTTTCAACGACATCAAGCATGGCTGACGGACCACACACCAGATAGAGCCAATGTGAAGCGTCTTCAAAACCAAACACGTCGTCGAGCATGGCCCGGTCAATCATGCCCGTGAGACCGCTCCATCCCGGTTCCGGTTCGGACAGCACAAACCTGACATCGCAATTGTCTTTGCCGGCCAGCAGCCTCAGTTCGTCTTTGTAGACAATCTGGTCAACCAGGCGGTTGCCGTAGAGAAGTACCAGCGGCCGCGGGTCGCTGTCCTTGTCAAGTTGCCGGGCAATACTGAGCAACGGCACCACACCGACGCCACCTGCAATCAGTGCAATACCGGTACCGGTTCGCCCTTTCAGGGTCAGATTGCCGTGCGGACCATCCAGAAAGGCCGTGGTTCCCGGTGACACCTCGCCTATCCGGCTGGTGAAATCCCCGGCCTGCTTGATGACAAACTGGATGCCGCTGTCATTGCCGGGAGCCGAACTGATCGAAAACGGGTTTTCATGCAGCGAGAACGGGCTGTGTCCCAGGTTCAACCAGACGAACTGACCGGCCTCGAACTCAAGCTCGTTGCCGCGTCGGGCCTTGATGGTCAGTTCCCAGGTTCGCCGGGCAATCTTCTGGACCGACGTCACCAGGTACGGACGGGACGCCTCCTTCAGCGGCACGATGACATAGCTGTACAATAGTGAGCCCAATGCGAGTGCCAGAAGCACGACCCAGAAACCTGCCAGCAGCGGATCGGAACTGTAGCGCCCGGCATTGAGGGTGTGATGCATGGCCATCGCAGCGATCAGGACCGCCCCGACTCCGTGCATCAATCGCCATGTTTCATAGCGGTACGGCAGCTGGTCGCGAAGTACGGCAGTCAGGACGAGGACAGGCAATAAAATCCAGCCAGCCAGGCCGCTGGCAAGTGATCCGATGCCCAGCCCGAGCGTAAGCTGGCGTGACACGTCCCAGGGCACGGGAAACGTCAGGAACGGTGTCTGGTACAAAAATGGATGGATCAGGATAAACACCAGCGCTGTGCGCGCCAGAAGCTGGTGCAAGCGCATGGTTACATCCATGCCGATCCGCGCCGATATCACCTTGAAACGCCCGGACAGAACAAACTCGACCAGCAGGATCGCAAATGCGGTCATGGCGAGACCGGATGAAATCTCATCCCAGAACGGGCGCAATGCACGGCCCTGCAGGATGCTTAGCACCAGCGGTGTCAGCGTAACGATCAGGTAGCCCGCAATCAGGACCGACGCATGCATGTTTGTTCCTCGTGCAGGACCGCCCGCGTTATGCGGCCTATCTCATCACCAGCACGGAGCACTGGGCATGGCGCACAACCCGCGCCGCGGTAGAGCCGAGAAAATAGTCCTGTAAACCGGGCTTGTGCGAGCCGATAATGATAAGATCAGCCCCGCATTCATCGGCCGAGGTCAGGATCGTCGGCCCCGGCTTGCCGGCCCTGACTTCCGCATCCGCCTTGATACCAGCGGCGGTGACGAGCCCTTCCAGCGTTTGCCTTGCGGTTTTCATTGCAGTCTTGATCACTTCATTGGGCACCTCAGCCGCTACAAATGCCGGTATATCAACCGTCACATTCAGCAGGCGTATCCTGGTGTCTTCGCCGGCCAGTTTCTGGGCCACATCTATCATCATCCTGCCTCTTTCCATTTCGGACAGGTCAATCGGCAACAGTATGGATTTGTACATTTTCGTCTCCCTTCAGACATTGCAATTCAGGCTCAAGGCTCACATCGGCTGGCTGTCACATCCAGTCCTCGTCATGCACCATTATTTCAACGGGTCCGTCCGGTTCGGTACGGCCTTCAGCATGTTTACGGCGCGCGATGTCGTGAATTTCGATCACATACCGGTCGTAGGCATCGAGAAACAGTTCTGCCGGCAGCAGCCCGTCCACCGGCAGGCCGGGATGACGGTGTTTCAGGGCAAAAACCGTCACGCCGCACAACACGTCACGTTGCCCGTCACGGCCGGTAAACCTGACGCACTCGCCGTCGAACAACCTGTCGTCACTGGTAAATGCCAGTTGTCCCATGTCGAACTCCATCAGCTGGACCGTCAGGCATCAGTCTGCACGTTTGGCGCATCCGCCGCGTTGACCCTCGTCAATCAAGGCGCAGGAGGCGCAGTTACTTCTCCTGTATCGTCTCCAGGTATCTGACGAGCCGCTTGATGCGGTCGGTCGCCACCCGCGCGGCAGTCTTCGCGTCTTCGATAAGCACACCCTCGCCCACAGCCTGGCGTACGAACAACGCGCCCCAGATTGGCATTTCGGATGTGCCGTGGGCCAGCGGCATGTCCAGCCCTTCAATCGTCTTGAAAACTGCATCTGCATGGAACACGCCACCTGAGCGCGCCGCAATCCTGGTCAGGTCCGCCGGTGGTGTCTTCAGTTCCTCGGCGACCGGGCCGTTTCCCGTCGCGTCGCGGCCATGGCAGACACTGCAATAGGTGTTGAAATCTGCAGCCGCCTTGGCAAGCTCCGGACTGGTCAGGGCACGCATGGTCTCGGTAACCGTGGCTGAAGCAGGAAAAGCATATGTCACAACCGGCAGCAGAACGGGCAGGAATAACGCAAACAGGAGCCGCATTTGCAGTTTCATCGGGTTTCATCCTTGATGGTTCAATGGGCTGGAGGTCTCCGATCTCATGGTGAACGTTTTTGCCGTCGGCACCTTGATATGCATCAAGTACCGGGCCTGAACCGCCATACAATGCGGCACCCGAGAGCCCGCAACACCAGAGAGGCGTGTGTCGCTTCATGAATTGCTCGCGCAACTGAACCGAAACCCGCCGGATCGTCCCTGATCCCTGTCTCAGGGTGACCAATCCCGTTCAGGTCTCATTGGCGGTGCGGGCAGCAAACGATCTTACAATTGACTGAAAGTTGTCGGTTACGGGCGACAGGCGTGTACGGGTTCGCCGCAGAATATGGATACGCCTTCTTGCCAGCGGCTTGACCACCGGCAGAAATTTTATGTCACCGGCAGCATTGTCGACCACCAGGCGCGGCAACACCGTAATGCCGACATCGGCACGAACCATTGCCAATAGCGACGTGGTGTTTCGAACCATCAGCATCGAGTTTGCGATAATACGCTGAATGGCATCGTCAGTGATTTGCGCGCACAGCCCGTTGGCGATGAACGGCCATGATGCCAAATCATCCCAGGAATGCTGATCGCCTGAAGTCACCAGCGGATGATCTGCCCGGCATACGATGCCGAATGCGTCCGAAAACAGGTCTTCGCTTTCAATCTCGCTGTTTAACCCCGGGCCGGTTGCAATTCCGAGATCGACACGCTCACGTTCCAGTTCACGCAACACGGCGGCCGAATCCATGTCCTGGATATCAATATGGACGTTCGGATGATCCCGCAGGAATTCCCGCACGATCCTGGGCAGGATGGTTTCCGCCACGGATGGCACGACGGCAATGCGCACGACGCCGGACCTGCCTTGCGCATAGTTCTCTATGGCGGTGACAGCACGCTTGAAATGATCGAGTTCGCGTGATGCCTCGTCGAGCGTAAACAGTCCCAGGGCAGTGAGCTTGCTCTTGCGCTCGGATTCAAACAACGGCGCGCCGAGATGGTCTTCCAGTTGTTTCAGCATCATGGATACAGCCGACGGTGTCCGCCCCAGCTTATGCGCGGCATCCGCCAGGTTGCCGTTGCGGGCAACAGTGACAAAACACCTGAGCATCTCAGTTTTTATAGCCAATTACAATTTTCCTGAAATTTACTTAAGAAATTCGATTTTGACTGAAGTTACAAGCCGTGTCCATACTTGCAGTCGGAAGCGCCCTGCCTGGCTGGCGGCACTCGGCGCACGGAGGGGATATGACCAAGCAGAACTTCAGCTTCATCGGCGGCGAATGGGTCTCCGGCGAAGGCGAGATCGAAAACCGGAATCCATCAGACGTTTCAGACCTTATCGGCACCTACGCCCAGGCCGGTGTGGACCAGCTTGAAACTGCTCTCGACGCCGCGCGCGCAGCACAATTACAGTGGCGCAACAGTGGGTTGGAGCAACGCTATAATGCCCTGATGGCAATCGGTCAGGAAATGATTGCCCGCTCTGCAGAGCTTGGCGAGTTGCTGTCTCGCGAGGAAGGCAAGCCCCGCGCCGAAGGCGTGGGAGAGGTTTACCGTGCAGGTCAGTTCTTCACCTACTACGCCGCCGAGACACTGCGCCAGATAGGTGATACCGCCGATTCGGTCCGCGCCAATATAGAGATCGACATACGGCGCGAGCCTGTCGGGGTGGTTGCAATCATTTCACCGTGGAATTTCCCCATCGCGACTGCGAGCTGGAAAATCGCCCCGGCGCTGGCTTTCGGCAATGCTGTCATCTGGAAGCCCGCCAACCTGACGCCTGCATCTGCCGTCGCCTTTGCGGAGATCGTGGAAAAACAGGACCTCCCGCGCGGGCTGTTCAATCTCGTAATGGGGTCCGGCAACGCTGTCGGCCAGCACCTGGTGGAAAGCTCGAAAGTGGATGCAATATCGTTTACCGGCTCGGTGCCGGTCGGCAAGTCCATTGCAGCGGCAGCCCAGAACTTCACCAAGATACAACTTGAAATGGGCTCGAAGAATGCCCTGGCGGTGATGGACGATTGCGATCTTGATCTGGCGGTCTCCTGTGCCCTGAACGGTGCGTTTGGCAGCACTGGCCAGAAATGCACTGCGTCGTCCAGACTGATCGTGCACGAGGGTGTGCATGATGAGTTCGTGGACAGGCTGGTAGCCGGTGCGCAGGCTTTCAAGGTTGGCCATGCGCTGGAGGAAGGTACCCAGATCGGCCCGGTCGTCAGCGCAGGGCAACTGCAGGGCAATCTCGACTACATCGAGCTCGGCAAGTCCGAAGGAGCCGACTTGCTGTGCGGCGGCGGCCGGCTGGAGCTTCCGACCGACGGCTATTACATGCAGCCGGCCGTATTTGCCAGCACTGACAATGCCATGCGTATCAATCGCGAGGAAATGTTCGCCCCCATTGCCTGTGTCATCAAGGTTGGCTCCTATGAGGAAGCCCTCAACTGCGTCAACGACACCTCGTTCGGCCTGACGTCGGGCATTGTCACCCGGTCACTGTCGCGCGCCTCGCATTTCCGCCGCAACGCCAGAACCGGCTGTGTAATGGTCAACCTGCCCACGGCGGGAACAGATTATCATGTTCCATTTGGAGGGCGCGGCGACAGCTCCTACGGCCCGCGCGAACAAGGCGGCTACGCGAAGGAATTCTATACCACGGTCAAGACTGCCTACATCGCGTCCGGTGATCCGGAATGAGCCAGCCGGACCACAGCCCGCGGATCGATTGCCTGCAATATGCCAACTGGTCGGAGAAAATCTTCCGCCAGATGCGCA is a genomic window of Anderseniella sp. Alg231-50 containing:
- a CDS encoding ferric reductase-like transmembrane domain-containing protein — its product is MHASVLIAGYLIVTLTPLVLSILQGRALRPFWDEISSGLAMTAFAILLVEFVLSGRFKVISARIGMDVTMRLHQLLARTALVFILIHPFLYQTPFLTFPVPWDVSRQLTLGLGIGSLASGLAGWILLPVLVLTAVLRDQLPYRYETWRLMHGVGAVLIAAMAMHHTLNAGRYSSDPLLAGFWVVLLALALGSLLYSYVIVPLKEASRPYLVTSVQKIARRTWELTIKARRGNELEFEAGQFVWLNLGHSPFSLHENPFSISSAPGNDSGIQFVIKQAGDFTSRIGEVSPGTTAFLDGPHGNLTLKGRTGTGIALIAGGVGVVPLLSIARQLDKDSDPRPLVLLYGNRLVDQIVYKDELRLLAGKDNCDVRFVLSEPEPGWSGLTGMIDRAMLDDVFGFEDASHWLYLVCGPSAMLDVVEKALIARGVPAHQIVSERFYYD
- a CDS encoding universal stress protein gives rise to the protein MYKSILLPIDLSEMERGRMMIDVAQKLAGEDTRIRLLNVTVDIPAFVAAEVPNEVIKTAMKTARQTLEGLVTAAGIKADAEVRAGKPGPTILTSADECGADLIIIGSHKPGLQDYFLGSTAARVVRHAQCSVLVMR
- a CDS encoding DUF1488 family protein encodes the protein MGQLAFTSDDRLFDGECVRFTGRDGQRDVLCGVTVFALKHRHPGLPVDGLLPAELFLDAYDRYVIEIHDIARRKHAEGRTEPDGPVEIMVHDEDWM
- a CDS encoding cytochrome c yields the protein MKLQMRLLFALFLPVLLPVVTYAFPASATVTETMRALTSPELAKAAADFNTYCSVCHGRDATGNGPVAEELKTPPADLTRIAARSGGVFHADAVFKTIEGLDMPLAHGTSEMPIWGALFVRQAVGEGVLIEDAKTAARVATDRIKRLVRYLETIQEK
- a CDS encoding LysR substrate-binding domain-containing protein, which translates into the protein MAIKTEMLRCFVTVARNGNLADAAHKLGRTPSAVSMMLKQLEDHLGAPLFESERKSKLTALGLFTLDEASRELDHFKRAVTAIENYAQGRSGVVRIAVVPSVAETILPRIVREFLRDHPNVHIDIQDMDSAAVLRELERERVDLGIATGPGLNSEIESEDLFSDAFGIVCRADHPLVTSGDQHSWDDLASWPFIANGLCAQITDDAIQRIIANSMLMVRNTTSLLAMVRADVGITVLPRLVVDNAAGDIKFLPVVKPLARRRIHILRRTRTRLSPVTDNFQSIVRSFAARTANET
- a CDS encoding aldehyde dehydrogenase family protein, which gives rise to MTKQNFSFIGGEWVSGEGEIENRNPSDVSDLIGTYAQAGVDQLETALDAARAAQLQWRNSGLEQRYNALMAIGQEMIARSAELGELLSREEGKPRAEGVGEVYRAGQFFTYYAAETLRQIGDTADSVRANIEIDIRREPVGVVAIISPWNFPIATASWKIAPALAFGNAVIWKPANLTPASAVAFAEIVEKQDLPRGLFNLVMGSGNAVGQHLVESSKVDAISFTGSVPVGKSIAAAAQNFTKIQLEMGSKNALAVMDDCDLDLAVSCALNGAFGSTGQKCTASSRLIVHEGVHDEFVDRLVAGAQAFKVGHALEEGTQIGPVVSAGQLQGNLDYIELGKSEGADLLCGGGRLELPTDGYYMQPAVFASTDNAMRINREEMFAPIACVIKVGSYEEALNCVNDTSFGLTSGIVTRSLSRASHFRRNARTGCVMVNLPTAGTDYHVPFGGRGDSSYGPREQGGYAKEFYTTVKTAYIASGDPE